TTGAGGAACAGGTAGCCGCCGGCGGCGCCGTCGAACACCGCGACGAACAGGACGAACGCCGCGAACCGGCCGACGCCGAGGAGTTCGCCGAGGACGGCGGGGGCGACTCCAACGCTGATGTTGTACAGCGCGTGCAGCCCTGCGGCGACGACGATGCCCTTGACGACGAGCGCGCCCCGATGGCGTTCGTTGAACTTCGCGAGCCCGAGGTAGTAGCCGGCGATCGCGGAGTAGATGACGTGCCCGGGGCCGGCGAGCGCGCGCCGCTGCGTGATGTCGATCGCCTGGTCGACGATGGCGCCCGCGGTCGCGGTCTGCACGAACCCGGTGACGTAGATCGCGTTCTCGATGGCCGCGAATCCGAGTCCGGCGACCGCACCGTACACCGCGCCGTCGACGACGGCGTCGAACCGCCCGTCGCCGTACGCGTGAAAGCGCACCGCGAGGAGTTTCACGATCTCCTCGCCGGGCGCGACGACGAAGAGGTAGTACGCGACGACGCCGAAGCCGCCGAACGCGAAGAACACGCCTTCGGCGGCGGTGTTGACGACGGCGGCGAAGCTCGCGAACAGGAACGCGAGCGCGAACGTCGTGACGAGGAGGTCGAGTGGCTCCTGCGTGGTGACGTCGGCGACGTACACGTACGCGGCGAGTGCGAGCGCGGGAATGACGGAGACGACGGCGAACAGGGCGACGACTGGGAGCCGCGGCGTGTCGATGCTGGAGACGAGGAGGATGATGGCGGTGAACGCGAGCGCGGCGACGACGAGCATGCCCCGAGCGGCGGGGACGAGGCTCCCGGTGAACGCGGCGGCGGCGCGGTCGAGCCACGTACGTGGTTCCCAGGTCGCGACCTCCTGGAGGTCCTCGTCGTCGGACGCGGCGCGTTCGACTGGGTCCCGGCCCCGTTTCATGCACGCCAGTAGCGGGAGCCGTCCCATAGTCGTTGCCCCGACGGGACCGCCCGATTGCGAATCCGACGCGGGACTCCCGGTCGCCACTCCATTCCATCCCGTCCTTCAGGTCCCTTGTATGCTATTAGTTCCCATAAGTTGTTTAAGGGGGGAGTTCATTAGGAACGAAGAGAGAGACAGCATGCTAATGACAGACGAGGACAACAGCAACCTTCTCTTCCCGGGGCTCCCGACACCCGAGGACGAGACAGACCGAAAACGCGTACCGACGCTCTCGAACCGACCAGCAGACGACCCCGCCGCCGACGCCTCTCATTCTCTCCGCGCCGCTTCCCACGCCGACGCCGTCGCAGACGACTGACTTCTTAGGGCCGAGTCCCGAACGGTCGCGCATGCACTTCGACCAGCGCACGCAGACCGCGCTCCGCGACGCCGGCCTCGACACCGACGACCTCCGGGCCGCGAGCGACCGCGTCGCCTCGCTCGTCGACGACGACGCCGCCGCTCTCGTCGCGTTCTTCGACGCGCACGACACCGTGTATTCGGACATGGACATGGCTCACGCAGCGAGCGAGTACCCCGAGCACGACGTCGCGTACTGCGACGTGACGACCCACGCCGCCGAGATGCGCGGCTGGCTCCGCTTCGACACGTGGGGCGCGTACGTCGAGGACGGTCGCATCCTCGAGCGAACCGACGGCGACGACGCGACCACGGGCGACGAACCGTTCGTCGTCGAGCTGTCGCTCGGGCCGTCGGTCCACGACCGCGTGCGGTTCGCACCGACGCGGGAGGCACTGGAATGAGGGCGCGCGTCCGCGGCATCTACACCACCGCCGTCACGCGCCGCCTGCTCGACGCGGGCCACGACGTCGTGCAGGCGTCCCCGCCGATCCGCGACCGCTTCGACGCCGCGTTCGGGTTCGCGCCCGCGGACGTCGCGGTGGCGACGTCCGCGGACCGCCAGGGCGTCGGCGTCTCCGGCGACCTCGACGCCGTGGACGCGCTCCGCGAGGACCTCGTCGGCGTCGCCGTGGACGCACTCTCCTGGGAGGACCGGGCACCGCTCGGGGCGGTGTTCCTCGGACTCGTCAGCGACGAACTCGGGAGCGGCGCGATCGTCGATCTCGGCGACACGGAGGCGTTCCTGCCGTACGACGACGCCGACGGCTACGTCGAAGCTGGGGACGTCCGGCGCGTCCAGGTCGTCGACGCCGCGCCGCCGTGGGGCGACGACCGCCCCGAGGTCGCCGAGTCGCTCCGCGTCGACGACGGCCTCGTCGCGCTCGACCGCGGGCGCTCGGGCGTCAGCGCGAACGTCCGCGGGGAGCGCGCGACGGAACTCGTCCGCACCACCGAACTCCTCCAGCGGGACGCGCCCGACGGCTGGGGCGTCCGCTGGCAGCGCGCCGCCGCCGACGCCGACATGGGGTCGCTCGGCGACGCGCTCGCGGCCGCAAGCGAGCGCGCTCGCGCGCTCGACGACCTCCCAGCCGGTGACCCCGACGACGCGCCCGTTCGACTCGACACCGACCGCGAGGGCGTCGCGACGCCCGCGACCGCGTGGGTGTGGTTCGGGCGGACCGCGCGGTTCGCGCTCGACGACGACCGCCGCCGGGTCGCGACGACGATGCCCGGGCACCACCGCGTGAAGGCCGGGAGCGCGAGCGCGAGCGACGCCGTCGACTTCGCCGAGGGCGTCCTCGCACACGCCACGGACGGCGACTGGACGGACGCCACCGGCGATGACGCCGACGCCGACGCCGACGGCGGCGAGCTCCCGTTCCCGGCGGTCGTCGACGCGTTCGGGCCGCGCGACGGCGGGACGCTCGCGATCGAGCACGGGAAGCCAGAGGGGCGACGCATCACGCTCGGCCGCGGCCGCATCACCGACCTCGACGTCGACGCGGGGAAGCTCACGCTCGAGCGCGACATGACCGGCGGCGGCACGTACGACGCGCTCGGCGTCGCGCGCGAGGACGGCGACGTCGCCGTCACGAAACTCACCGAAGGCAAGTGGTGGTACCCGACGGTCTACCGGAGCGCGGACGGCGAGAAGAAGGGCACGTACGTGAACGTCTGCACGCCCGTCGAGCTGTTCCCCGACGGCGCGCGGTACGTCGACCTCCACGTCGACGTCGTCAGGCACGCCGACGGGAGCGTCGAGCGCGTCGACGACGACGAACTCGACGACGCCGTCGACGTCGGCCACGTCGCGCCCGCGCTCGCCGACCGCGCCCGCACCGTCGCGAGTTCGGTCGAACGAGCACTCCGCTGAGTGGTCGGGATCGATCGCGCGCTCCGCTGATTACGGCGGCGTCGCCCGTCGGACGGCCGCGTCGCTCGCGGCGTGGGGTCGGTCGAAGGATCGAGGGAGTCGTCTCAGGCGTCGACGTCGTGGTCGGGGTCGTCCTCGACGGAGCGCTTCAGGGAGTCGCGACGCGCCTTCGCGTCCCGGCCCGTGGCGTCGAGGAGGAACTCGTTCTTCGCGGAGACGGCCTCCTCGGCGGCCTCGAGTTCGTCGGGGGAGAGTTCCGTCGGGTCGCGCTCCACGAACTTCACGGCGATCTTGTCCTTCTTCGAGCCGTACTCGACGGCGCCGACGACGATGCGTTCGAACACGGGGTTGTCGGGTTCGCCGACGACGAACAGGTCGCTGCCCTTGAACTCCTCCGTGCCGGTGATCGTGCCGAAGGTGTCCTCGACGGTTCCTTCGAGGTCCGGGATGCGTTCCTCGAGGTACTCGCCACGACGCATCTTGTACTCCTTCATGGAAGGCACATTGGCGGGCGGGTGTTTACCTGTTTCGTCACTCGCCGGGGTTACTCAAGTACCCCTTCCGGCACTCCGGGCAGATGTCGCCCGCGCGGAGACTCGTCCGCTCCGCGCTCTCCGCGTTCGAGCAGTTGGGGCAGACGAGTTCGCCGCTGCGCTGGTGGCGCTGTCCGGGCGGCGCGGTCGACCCGGCGGACTTGATGCCGCTCGGGGACGCCGTCGGCTCCGACTCGGTGTCGTTCGTCGCGGTCTCGCCGTCGATGAACTCCGCGTCGTACCCGTCCTCGTCGCTCTCGCCGGCGCGCGACGCCTCGTCCGAGCGTGCCCCGTCTTCCGAGCGCGCTGTCTCGGCCGCGTTCGCGTGCTCGGTCGCGGCTGCGGCGGACCCGCCCGCGTTCGCGCCGGCTCTGGGCGCGTCGTCCTCGTGTTCGGGCCACTCGCCGCGCTCGCGGTCCTCGTCGAGGCCCGCATCTTCGTCCTCGTCGTCGAGGATGACGCCGTCGTCGTCCGCGACCTCGTCGGCCGACAGTTCGTCGACCGCTACGTCTTCGTCGGTGGCTGGCGCCGGTTCCGCGTCCGGCGCGGACTCGGCGTGCGCGTCCGGCGCGGCGTCGTCCACGGGTTCCTCCGCTCCCGCGATGACGTCCTCCGCGGTCGCGACGTCTCGCTCGCCCTCGGGCGTCGCGGCGTCCGGTTCGCCCTCGGCGTCGTCGATGAACACCGCGTCGTCGTCCGCCGCGTCGGCCTCGGCGTCCGCGACCGCCGGCTCCGCGTCCGCGACCGCCGGCTCCGCGTCCGCGTCTGCGACTGCCGGCTCCGAGTCCGCATCCGCGGTCGCGTCGGCGGCCGCGGTCGCCCGACCGTCGTCGTCTCCGTCCGCGCCGAGTATCTCCGCGTCGTCGGCGTCCGCCGGCGCACTCGCGTCCACCGCGGACTGACCGTCGGTTCCGTCGCCCGCGGCGCCGGTCTCCGGAGCGGCCTCGTCGGCTTCGGCGTCACTAGCGGCCGGTGCGTCCGCGGCCGCGTCCCGCGTCGGCTCCGGCGCACGCCCCGCCGGGTCGCCGTCCTCGTCGGTCGCGAGCGTCGTCACCTCCGTGTTCTCGCTCAGGAGGTTGCGTTCCCCGCAGCGCGCGCACACCTCGTACTCGCGCACGGTCAACACCACCTCGCTGCCCTGTTCGTCGCGATCGCGCTCGATCTCGCTCTCGCCCCAGTCGTGGCCGATGAGCGAACACCTGAGACCCATTGCGGAGTCCTTCCCCGTGCGAGCGTAAAAGGCTAGTGCTACCCGGGGTACACGTTCCCCTTACCGAGCTAACGAACGCATACCAATACGGTCGGTCCGCGAATACGCCGACGCCATGACGGCAGTCAAGATCATCAAAGTGCTCGGCACCTCCGAGGAGTCCTGGGAGGACGCCGCGCACGAAGCGGTCGCACAGGCGAGCGAGAGCGTCGACGGCATCAGTGGCGTCGAGATCGAGGACTGGACGGCGAACGTCGAGGACGGCCAGATCACGGAGTACAAGACCACGGTCCAGGTCGCGTTCCCCGTCCACCAGAGCCAGGAGTGACGACGCGAGCGGCCGTCGATCTCGACGCCCGCGTCGCGGGTGCTTCTTCGAGGACGGTCAGTTCGGGCGACGGCGAAAACGATTAGCGGACGGCCCCGGAACCTCGGGGCATGATAGAACTCGCGGACGTGGAGGCGGCCATCGAGCGGGTGCGGGAGACGTCGCGACGCACACCCATCGACTACTCGCATACGTTCTCGGACATGACGGGCGCGGAGGTCCACCTGAAGATGGAGAACTTCCAGCGCACTGGGTCGTTCAAGATCCGCGGGGCGACGAACCGCATCATGACGCTCTCGGAGGCCGCGAAGGAGAAGGGCGTCGTCACGGCGAGCGCGGGCAACCACGCGCAGGGGGTGGCGCTCGCCGCGAGCCGATCGGGGGTCGACTCGAAGATCGTGATGCCGGAGTACGCGCCCATCTCGAAGATCAACGCCACCCAGAGCTACGGCGCGGAGGTCGTCCTCCACGGTCAGGACTACAACGACGCCGCGGAGAAGGCTCACGAGTTAGAGCGCGAGGAGGACCGGACGTACGTGCACGCGTTCGACGACGAGAAGGTGATGGCGGGCCAGGGCACCATCGGCCTGGAGATAATCGAGGACCTCCCCGAGGTCGAGACGCTCGTCGTCCCTATCGGCGGCGGGGGCCTCATCTCGGGAATCGCGACCGCGGTGAAGGGCCGGAACCCGGACGTCCGCATCGTCGGCGTGCAGGCCGAGGGGGCGTCGAGCGTCGCGCAGAGCCTCCAGAAGGGCGAGATCTACGAGCGCGACAGCGTCGACACGATCGCGGACGGCATCGCGACGCGCCGCGTCGGCGACATGCCGTTCGAGGTGATCCGCGAGCGCGTCGACGAGGTCGTCACGGTCAGCGACCCCGAGATCGCGATGGCGCTCACGTACGTGCTCGAACGCGGGAAGACGCTCGTCGAGGGCGCGGGCGCGGCACCGCTGGCGGCGCTCCTCTTCGAGAAGTTCGACTTCGCGGACGGGGAGACGGTCGTCCCCGCGATGTGCGGCGGGAACATCGACCTGAACACGCTCACGACCGTCGTCATGCGCGGCCTCGTCGCCACCGGCCGCTACGTGAAGATCAAGACCGTCCTCCGGGACCGCCCGGGGAGCCTCGAGGACCTCCTCGACGTCATCTCGGCGAAGAAGGCGAACATTTACGCGATCCAGCACGACCGGACGAGTCGCCAGATCGGGATGGCGGACACCGAGGTCGAGATCGACCTCGAGACCCGCGGGCACGACCACGTCGAGGAACTCATCGACGCGATCCGCGACGCCGGCTACGAGGTCGAGGTCCTGGTCTGAGCGCCAGCGCGGCGTCACTGCGCGCTGGGCGTTCTCACGCGAGGACGAGGTAGCCGGTGGCGTACGCGAGGAGTGCGAGGGCGACGGTGGCGACGCCGGTCGTGGCCGCGGCGAGCGCGGCGTCCTCGTCGACGGCGGTCGCGGCGCGACGTCCGACCGCGGTGGCGCCCGGCCACGCTGGCGCGCCCGGAAGTCGGGGCTGGCGGAACTGGAGGACGGAGCGCCCGAGGAGGCGTCGGCCGAGCGGTTGCGTGGCGGTGACGACGCCGAGCGCGAGGATGGTGAACACGAACTGGTAGGAGACCTCGAGCGTCGGCGGTGGGAGGACGAGGACGGCGCCGCCGTACGCGAGGCCGGCGACGCTCCGGGGTCGGACGTCCAGCGCTCGACCGGTGAGGTCGGCGTAGACGAGGAGTGCGACCGCGACGACCGCGAGTTCGACGGCGAACGCACCGAGCAGATGTAGCGTCGGGTCCGCGGCGAGTACGACGCGAGCGTCGAGGACGACGGCGTCGAGCGGCCAGAGGAGCGCCGGGGGGTCGCCCGTGAACACGTCGCCGAAGGGGTGCGTGACGAGGCCGGCGACCGCGAGCGCGAACGTCGTCGTCGCGGACGCCTCGGTGAGCGTCCGGACGACGGTGGCGACGACGGCGCCGGCGACGGCGAACGCGACGAACACGAACAGGCCGAGGCCGCCGTGGAGGGTGGCGGCGGCGACCGCGAGCGCGGCGAGGACGCCGACGCCCACTACCGCCGCTGGCCGAGCGCGCCGGCCGCGGACGGCGAGGAGCGCGAACCCGAGCGCGGCGACGGGCGCGACGACGATCGAGTGCGTCATCGACCGGTGGACGGCGGTGCTCGCCGCCCAGAACGCGCCCGTGACGGCGAACGCGCCGTCGCCACCGGCGGTCGCGTCGCCGAG
Above is a genomic segment from Halorubellus sp. JP-L1 containing:
- a CDS encoding PrsW family intramembrane metalloprotease gives rise to the protein MKRGRDPVERAASDDEDLQEVATWEPRTWLDRAAAAFTGSLVPAARGMLVVAALAFTAIILLVSSIDTPRLPVVALFAVVSVIPALALAAYVYVADVTTQEPLDLLVTTFALAFLFASFAAVVNTAAEGVFFAFGGFGVVAYYLFVVAPGEEIVKLLAVRFHAYGDGRFDAVVDGAVYGAVAGLGFAAIENAIYVTGFVQTATAGAIVDQAIDITQRRALAGPGHVIYSAIAGYYLGLAKFNERHRGALVVKGIVVAAGLHALYNISVGVAPAVLGELLGVGRFAAFVLFVAVFDGAAGGYLFLKLRRYRRAYDRVGAGGGFDPSTPVDATEVDPSTDAPAIEGGAVRARSTRRSDGDGPTSDAGRDGDQSR
- the ilvA gene encoding threonine ammonia-lyase codes for the protein MIELADVEAAIERVRETSRRTPIDYSHTFSDMTGAEVHLKMENFQRTGSFKIRGATNRIMTLSEAAKEKGVVTASAGNHAQGVALAASRSGVDSKIVMPEYAPISKINATQSYGAEVVLHGQDYNDAAEKAHELEREEDRTYVHAFDDEKVMAGQGTIGLEIIEDLPEVETLVVPIGGGGLISGIATAVKGRNPDVRIVGVQAEGASSVAQSLQKGEIYERDSVDTIADGIATRRVGDMPFEVIRERVDEVVTVSDPEIAMALTYVLERGKTLVEGAGAAPLAALLFEKFDFADGETVVPAMCGGNIDLNTLTTVVMRGLVATGRYVKIKTVLRDRPGSLEDLLDVISAKKANIYAIQHDRTSRQIGMADTEVEIDLETRGHDHVEELIDAIRDAGYEVEVLV
- a CDS encoding metal-dependent hydrolase, coding for MFVGHSLFAFALVALVASRGAGVDDRRALALGAIAGAFAAVPDADMAYALSGVLDLLLGDATAGGDGAFAVTGAFWAASTAVHRSMTHSIVVAPVAALGFALLAVRGRRARPAAVVGVGVLAALAVAAATLHGGLGLFVFVAFAVAGAVVATVVRTLTEASATTTFALAVAGLVTHPFGDVFTGDPPALLWPLDAVVLDARVVLAADPTLHLLGAFAVELAVVAVALLVYADLTGRALDVRPRSVAGLAYGGAVLVLPPPTLEVSYQFVFTILALGVVTATQPLGRRLLGRSVLQFRQPRLPGAPAWPGATAVGRRAATAVDEDAALAAATTGVATVALALLAYATGYLVLA
- a CDS encoding DUF5611 family protein, with product MKEYKMRRGEYLEERIPDLEGTVEDTFGTITGTEEFKGSDLFVVGEPDNPVFERIVVGAVEYGSKKDKIAVKFVERDPTELSPDELEAAEEAVSAKNEFLLDATGRDAKARRDSLKRSVEDDPDHDVDA
- a CDS encoding DUF402 domain-containing protein, giving the protein MRARVRGIYTTAVTRRLLDAGHDVVQASPPIRDRFDAAFGFAPADVAVATSADRQGVGVSGDLDAVDALREDLVGVAVDALSWEDRAPLGAVFLGLVSDELGSGAIVDLGDTEAFLPYDDADGYVEAGDVRRVQVVDAAPPWGDDRPEVAESLRVDDGLVALDRGRSGVSANVRGERATELVRTTELLQRDAPDGWGVRWQRAAADADMGSLGDALAAASERARALDDLPAGDPDDAPVRLDTDREGVATPATAWVWFGRTARFALDDDRRRVATTMPGHHRVKAGSASASDAVDFAEGVLAHATDGDWTDATGDDADADADGGELPFPAVVDAFGPRDGGTLAIEHGKPEGRRITLGRGRITDLDVDAGKLTLERDMTGGGTYDALGVAREDGDVAVTKLTEGKWWYPTVYRSADGEKKGTYVNVCTPVELFPDGARYVDLHVDVVRHADGSVERVDDDELDDAVDVGHVAPALADRARTVASSVERALR
- a CDS encoding dodecin family protein gives rise to the protein MTAVKIIKVLGTSEESWEDAAHEAVAQASESVDGISGVEIEDWTANVEDGQITEYKTTVQVAFPVHQSQE